One window of Acropora palmata chromosome 1, jaAcrPala1.3, whole genome shotgun sequence genomic DNA carries:
- the LOC141875206 gene encoding coadhesin-like isoform X4: MSQETNERTGNNSRDISTDSAYSTSTATRGCVKGIRMSRLLWFVLLFSLITVDQTDGWRRRRRRRRCSRVNCAVTWGSWSSCPRSCGGGIKYRLGTVTRQPACGGSPCPALRQFLSCNSQSCPVHGGWSIWGTWGSCSKTCGTGNRNRYRSCTAPTPKYGGRSCIGSRIQRKSCNIKHCPVHGRWSSWGIWGSCSKTCGTGNRNRYRSCTAPTPKYGGRDCIGSWFQSESCVVKLLCPVHGGWSSWGAWGSCSKACGTGYQDRHRSCTSPAPKYGGSSCAGSSNQQTSCLIKQCPVHGGWSSWGAWGSCSRTCGTGTLNRQRSCTAPAPKYGGRSCTGPLTQGISCLITHCPVHGGWSSWGGWSPCSTSCGTGFQNRYRSCTSPAPAHGGRSCPGSSSQSMSCTSRPCPVDGGWSNWSGWNSCNMPCGTGSRHRSRSCTNPPPLHGGNSCSGTEREERSCNRHPCPVDGGWSNWGAWTTCSKPCESGTQVQRRTCSQPSPQYGGKQCPGEGRLERVCNTHSCPVNGGWSSWFVSTPCNVTCGSGKEELNRACTNPQPKHGGNPCNGVSRKEQKCTRKPCPIHGGWSGWSLWRPCSVTCGSGVETLLRNCTNPAPQHGGEGCKGSAVRSNVCKKDHCPVDGGWSEWGEWTDCSVTCGSGVMSRKRNCDNPAPTAGGRLCEGPSKDVKSCNASTICFNEVGCYGKFPGSSLLRGFKSEIQWSVPPLYKQMQKVIEKCARVAREEGMNFFALEDFGNCFGAREFPAGSQTGAMACNFGVGFQNVFFVYKALL, translated from the exons ATGTCACAGGAAACCAACGAAAG GACCGGTAACAACTCGCGGGACATATCAACAGACTCTGCTTACTCTACATCAACAGCAACACGAGGTTGTGTCAAAGGAATTAGGATGTCGCGATTACTATGGTTCGTTCTGCTTTTCTCGTTGATAACAGTGGACCAAACAGATGGATGGAGAAGGCGACGTCGACGAAGAAGATGCTCGAGGGTAAACTGTGCTGTGACATGGGGCTCATGGTCCAGTTGCCCACGGTCTTGCGGTGGAGGGATTAAGTATCGGCTGGGAACAGTTACGCGACAACCTGCGTGTGGAGGGAGCCCTTGTCCCGCTCTCAGACAATTTCTGTCTTGTAATTCACAAAGCTGTCCAG TGCATGGGGGTTGGTCCATCTGGGGTACGTGGGGTTCTTGCAGTAAAACCTGTGGAACTGGAAACCGAAATCGCTATAGAAGCTGTACCGCACCTACTCCGAAGTATGGAGGGAGATCTTGCATAGGTTCACGGATCCAAAGGAAATCGTGCAACATAAAACATTGTCCTG TGCATGGACGTTGGTCCAGCTGGGGTATATGGGGCTCCTGCAGTAAAACCTGTGGAACTGGAAACCGAAATCGATATAGAAGCTGTACAGCACCTACTCCGAAGTATGGAGGGAGAGATTGCATAGGTTCATGGTTCCAAAGTGAATCGTGCGTCGTAAAACTTCTTTGTCCTG TGCATGGAGGTTGGTCCAGCTGGGGTGCATGGGGCTCTTGCAGTAAGGCCTGTGGAACTGGATACCAAGATCGTCATAGAAGCTGTACCTCTCCTGCTCCGAAGTATGGAGGGAGCTCTTGCGCAGGTTCATCGAATCAACAAACATCTTGCCTTATAAAACAATGTCCTG TGCATGGAGGTTGGTCCAGCTGGGGTGCATGGGGCTCTTGCAGCAGAACCTGTGGAACTGGAACCCTAAATCGACAAAGAAGCTGTACCGCTCCTGCTCCGAAGTATGGAGGAAGATCTTGCACAGGTCCATTGACGCAAGGGATATCATGTCTCATAACACATTGTCCTG TGCATGGAGGCTGGTCAAGCTGGGGTGGATGGAGTCCTTGCAGCACATCTTGTGGAACGGGTTTCCAAAACCGTTATAGAAGCTGTACCTCTCCTGCTCCAGCACACGGAGGGAGATCTTGCCCAGGTTCATCGAGCCAATCGATGTCATGCACCTCACGACCCTGCCCTG TAGATGGAGGCTGGTCAAATTGGAGCGGATGGAACTCTTGCAACATGCCCTGCGGCACTGGCTCTCGGCATCGTTCGAGAAGCTGCACAAATCCGCCACCATTACATGGTGGGAATAGTTGTTCCGGAACAGAGAGAGAGGAACGATCTTGTAACCGACATCCTTGTCCTG TTGATGGAGGTTGGTCGAATTGGGGCGCATGGACAACGTGCAGCAAGCCATGTGAATCTGGGACACAAGTTCAAAGGAGAACTTGCTCCCAGCCCTCGCCTCAATATGGCGGCAAACAATGTCCGGGGGAAGGGAGATTAGAACGTGTTTGCAACACTCATTCATGTCCAG TTAATGGCGGTTGGTCAAGTTGGTTTGTGTCGACGCCATGCAATGTTACTTGTGGTAGCGGAAAGGAAGAACTCAATCGCGCTTGTACAAATCCACAACCAAAACATGGAGGCAACCCTTGCAACGGAGTATCGCGAAAAGAACAGAAGTGTACAAGAAAGCCTTGTCCGA TTCACGGTGGATGGTCAGGTTGGTCTTTATGGAGACCTTGTAGCGTTACTTGTGGAAGCGGAGTAGAGACCCTACTACGCAATTGCACCAATCCTGCGCCACAACATGGCGGTGAAGGTTGCAAAGGTTCAGCAGTGAGGTCAAACGTTTGCAAAAAGGATCACTGTCCAG TGGATGGAGGTTGGTCTGAATGGGGGGAATGGACGGACTGTAGCGTGACATGTGGGAGCGGTGTCATGTCACGCAAACGGAATTGTGATAATCCAGCGCCGACTGCCGGGGGAAGACTTTGCGAGGGACCCTCCAAAGATGTTAAATCGTGTAACGCTTCAACGATATGTTTTA ATGAAGTCGGTTGCTATGGAAAGTTTCCTGGTTCCAGTCTCCTTCGCGGTTTCAAGAGTGAAATCCAGTGGTCTGTGCCTCCTCTTTACAAACAGATGCAAAAGGTGATCGAAAAATGCGCTCGCGTTGCCAGGGAAGAAggaatgaatttttttgctttggaaGACTTTGGAAACTGTTTCGGTGCAAGGGAGTTTCCTGCTGGGAGTCAAACCGGTGCAATGGCTTGCAATTTTGGGGTCGGCttccaaaacgttttttttgtATACAAGGCTTTGCTGTGA
- the LOC141875206 gene encoding SCO-spondin-like isoform X2 has protein sequence MSQETNERTGNNSRDISTDSAYSTSTATRGCVKGIRMSRLLWFVLLFSLITVDQTDGWRRRRRRRRCSRVNCAVTWGSWSSCPRSCGGGIKYRLGTVTRQPACGGSPCPALRQFLSCNSQSCPVHGGWSIWGTWGSCSKTCGTGNRNRYRSCTAPTPKYGGRSCIGSRIQRKSCNIKHCPVHGRWSSWGIWGSCSKTCGTGNRNRYRSCTAPTPKYGGRDCIGSWFQSESCVVKLLCPVHGGWSSWGAWGSCSETCGTGNRNRYRSCTAPTPKYGGRSCIGSLIQRKSCFIKHCPVHGGWSSWGAWGSCSKACGTGYQDRHRSCTSPAPKYGGSSCAGSSNQQTSCLIKQCPVHGGWSSWGAWGSCSRTCGTGTLNRQRSCTAPAPKYGGRSCTGPLTQGISCLITHCPVHGGWSSWGGWSPCSTSCGTGFQNRYRSCTSPAPAHGGRSCPGSSSQSMSCTSRPCPDGGWSNWSGWNSCNMPCGTGSRHRSRSCTNPPPLHGGNSCSGTEREERSCNRHPCPVDGGWSNWGAWTTCSKPCESGTQVQRRTCSQPSPQYGGKQCPGEGRLERVCNTHSCPVNGGWSSWFVSTPCNVTCGSGKEELNRACTNPQPKHGGNPCNGVSRKEQKCTRKPCPIHGGWSGWSLWRPCSVTCGSGVETLLRNCTNPAPQHGGEGCKGSAVRSNVCKKDHCPVDGGWSEWGEWTDCSVTCGSGVMSRKRNCDNPAPTAGGRLCEGPSKDVKSCNASTICFNEVGCYGKFPGSSLLRGFKSEIQWSVPPLYKQMQKVIEKCARVAREEGMNFFALEDFGNCFGAREFPAGSQTGAMACNFGVGFQNVFFVYKALL, from the exons ATGTCACAGGAAACCAACGAAAG GACCGGTAACAACTCGCGGGACATATCAACAGACTCTGCTTACTCTACATCAACAGCAACACGAGGTTGTGTCAAAGGAATTAGGATGTCGCGATTACTATGGTTCGTTCTGCTTTTCTCGTTGATAACAGTGGACCAAACAGATGGATGGAGAAGGCGACGTCGACGAAGAAGATGCTCGAGGGTAAACTGTGCTGTGACATGGGGCTCATGGTCCAGTTGCCCACGGTCTTGCGGTGGAGGGATTAAGTATCGGCTGGGAACAGTTACGCGACAACCTGCGTGTGGAGGGAGCCCTTGTCCCGCTCTCAGACAATTTCTGTCTTGTAATTCACAAAGCTGTCCAG TGCATGGGGGTTGGTCCATCTGGGGTACGTGGGGTTCTTGCAGTAAAACCTGTGGAACTGGAAACCGAAATCGCTATAGAAGCTGTACCGCACCTACTCCGAAGTATGGAGGGAGATCTTGCATAGGTTCACGGATCCAAAGGAAATCGTGCAACATAAAACATTGTCCTG TGCATGGACGTTGGTCCAGCTGGGGTATATGGGGCTCCTGCAGTAAAACCTGTGGAACTGGAAACCGAAATCGATATAGAAGCTGTACAGCACCTACTCCGAAGTATGGAGGGAGAGATTGCATAGGTTCATGGTTCCAAAGTGAATCGTGCGTCGTAAAACTTCTTTGTCCTG TGCATGGAGGTTGGTCCAGCTGGGGTGCATGGGGCTCCTGCAGTGAAACCTGTGGGACTGGGAACCGAAATCGATATAGAAGCTGTACTGCACCTACTCCGAAGTATGGAGGGAGATCTTGTATAGGTTCATTGATCCAAAGGAAATCGTGCTTCATAAAACATTGTCCTG TGCATGGAGGTTGGTCCAGCTGGGGTGCATGGGGCTCTTGCAGTAAGGCCTGTGGAACTGGATACCAAGATCGTCATAGAAGCTGTACCTCTCCTGCTCCGAAGTATGGAGGGAGCTCTTGCGCAGGTTCATCGAATCAACAAACATCTTGCCTTATAAAACAATGTCCTG TGCATGGAGGTTGGTCCAGCTGGGGTGCATGGGGCTCTTGCAGCAGAACCTGTGGAACTGGAACCCTAAATCGACAAAGAAGCTGTACCGCTCCTGCTCCGAAGTATGGAGGAAGATCTTGCACAGGTCCATTGACGCAAGGGATATCATGTCTCATAACACATTGTCCTG TGCATGGAGGCTGGTCAAGCTGGGGTGGATGGAGTCCTTGCAGCACATCTTGTGGAACGGGTTTCCAAAACCGTTATAGAAGCTGTACCTCTCCTGCTCCAGCACACGGAGGGAGATCTTGCCCAGGTTCATCGAGCCAATCGATGTCATGCACCTCACGACCCTGCCCTG ATGGAGGCTGGTCAAATTGGAGCGGATGGAACTCTTGCAACATGCCCTGCGGCACTGGCTCTCGGCATCGTTCGAGAAGCTGCACAAATCCGCCACCATTACATGGTGGGAATAGTTGTTCCGGAACAGAGAGAGAGGAACGATCTTGTAACCGACATCCTTGTCCTG TTGATGGAGGTTGGTCGAATTGGGGCGCATGGACAACGTGCAGCAAGCCATGTGAATCTGGGACACAAGTTCAAAGGAGAACTTGCTCCCAGCCCTCGCCTCAATATGGCGGCAAACAATGTCCGGGGGAAGGGAGATTAGAACGTGTTTGCAACACTCATTCATGTCCAG TTAATGGCGGTTGGTCAAGTTGGTTTGTGTCGACGCCATGCAATGTTACTTGTGGTAGCGGAAAGGAAGAACTCAATCGCGCTTGTACAAATCCACAACCAAAACATGGAGGCAACCCTTGCAACGGAGTATCGCGAAAAGAACAGAAGTGTACAAGAAAGCCTTGTCCGA TTCACGGTGGATGGTCAGGTTGGTCTTTATGGAGACCTTGTAGCGTTACTTGTGGAAGCGGAGTAGAGACCCTACTACGCAATTGCACCAATCCTGCGCCACAACATGGCGGTGAAGGTTGCAAAGGTTCAGCAGTGAGGTCAAACGTTTGCAAAAAGGATCACTGTCCAG TGGATGGAGGTTGGTCTGAATGGGGGGAATGGACGGACTGTAGCGTGACATGTGGGAGCGGTGTCATGTCACGCAAACGGAATTGTGATAATCCAGCGCCGACTGCCGGGGGAAGACTTTGCGAGGGACCCTCCAAAGATGTTAAATCGTGTAACGCTTCAACGATATGTTTTA ATGAAGTCGGTTGCTATGGAAAGTTTCCTGGTTCCAGTCTCCTTCGCGGTTTCAAGAGTGAAATCCAGTGGTCTGTGCCTCCTCTTTACAAACAGATGCAAAAGGTGATCGAAAAATGCGCTCGCGTTGCCAGGGAAGAAggaatgaatttttttgctttggaaGACTTTGGAAACTGTTTCGGTGCAAGGGAGTTTCCTGCTGGGAGTCAAACCGGTGCAATGGCTTGCAATTTTGGGGTCGGCttccaaaacgttttttttgtATACAAGGCTTTGCTGTGA
- the LOC141875206 gene encoding coadhesin-like isoform X5 produces MSQETNERTGNNSRDISTDSAYSTSTATRGCVKGIRMSRLLWFVLLFSLITVDQTDGWRRRRRRRRCSRVNCAVTWGSWSSCPRSCGGGIKYRLGTVTRQPACGGSPCPALRQFLSCNSQSCPVHGGWSIWGTWGSCSKTCGTGNRNRYRSCTAPTPKYGGRSCIGSRIQRKSCNIKHCPVHGRWSSWGIWGSCSKTCGTGNRNRYRSCTAPTPKYGGRDCIGSWFQSESCVVKLLCPVHGGWSSWGAWGSCSETCGTGNRNRYRSCTAPTPKYGGRSCIGSLIQRKSCFIKHCPVHGGWSSWGAWGSCSRTCGTGTLNRQRSCTAPAPKYGGRSCTGPLTQGISCLITHCPVHGGWSSWGGWSPCSTSCGTGFQNRYRSCTSPAPAHGGRSCPGSSSQSMSCTSRPCPVDGGWSNWSGWNSCNMPCGTGSRHRSRSCTNPPPLHGGNSCSGTEREERSCNRHPCPVDGGWSNWGAWTTCSKPCESGTQVQRRTCSQPSPQYGGKQCPGEGRLERVCNTHSCPVNGGWSSWFVSTPCNVTCGSGKEELNRACTNPQPKHGGNPCNGVSRKEQKCTRKPCPIHGGWSGWSLWRPCSVTCGSGVETLLRNCTNPAPQHGGEGCKGSAVRSNVCKKDHCPVDGGWSEWGEWTDCSVTCGSGVMSRKRNCDNPAPTAGGRLCEGPSKDVKSCNASTICFNEVGCYGKFPGSSLLRGFKSEIQWSVPPLYKQMQKVIEKCARVAREEGMNFFALEDFGNCFGAREFPAGSQTGAMACNFGVGFQNVFFVYKALL; encoded by the exons ATGTCACAGGAAACCAACGAAAG GACCGGTAACAACTCGCGGGACATATCAACAGACTCTGCTTACTCTACATCAACAGCAACACGAGGTTGTGTCAAAGGAATTAGGATGTCGCGATTACTATGGTTCGTTCTGCTTTTCTCGTTGATAACAGTGGACCAAACAGATGGATGGAGAAGGCGACGTCGACGAAGAAGATGCTCGAGGGTAAACTGTGCTGTGACATGGGGCTCATGGTCCAGTTGCCCACGGTCTTGCGGTGGAGGGATTAAGTATCGGCTGGGAACAGTTACGCGACAACCTGCGTGTGGAGGGAGCCCTTGTCCCGCTCTCAGACAATTTCTGTCTTGTAATTCACAAAGCTGTCCAG TGCATGGGGGTTGGTCCATCTGGGGTACGTGGGGTTCTTGCAGTAAAACCTGTGGAACTGGAAACCGAAATCGCTATAGAAGCTGTACCGCACCTACTCCGAAGTATGGAGGGAGATCTTGCATAGGTTCACGGATCCAAAGGAAATCGTGCAACATAAAACATTGTCCTG TGCATGGACGTTGGTCCAGCTGGGGTATATGGGGCTCCTGCAGTAAAACCTGTGGAACTGGAAACCGAAATCGATATAGAAGCTGTACAGCACCTACTCCGAAGTATGGAGGGAGAGATTGCATAGGTTCATGGTTCCAAAGTGAATCGTGCGTCGTAAAACTTCTTTGTCCTG TGCATGGAGGTTGGTCCAGCTGGGGTGCATGGGGCTCCTGCAGTGAAACCTGTGGGACTGGGAACCGAAATCGATATAGAAGCTGTACTGCACCTACTCCGAAGTATGGAGGGAGATCTTGTATAGGTTCATTGATCCAAAGGAAATCGTGCTTCATAAAACATTGTCCTG TGCATGGAGGTTGGTCCAGCTGGGGTGCATGGGGCTCTTGCAGCAGAACCTGTGGAACTGGAACCCTAAATCGACAAAGAAGCTGTACCGCTCCTGCTCCGAAGTATGGAGGAAGATCTTGCACAGGTCCATTGACGCAAGGGATATCATGTCTCATAACACATTGTCCTG TGCATGGAGGCTGGTCAAGCTGGGGTGGATGGAGTCCTTGCAGCACATCTTGTGGAACGGGTTTCCAAAACCGTTATAGAAGCTGTACCTCTCCTGCTCCAGCACACGGAGGGAGATCTTGCCCAGGTTCATCGAGCCAATCGATGTCATGCACCTCACGACCCTGCCCTG TAGATGGAGGCTGGTCAAATTGGAGCGGATGGAACTCTTGCAACATGCCCTGCGGCACTGGCTCTCGGCATCGTTCGAGAAGCTGCACAAATCCGCCACCATTACATGGTGGGAATAGTTGTTCCGGAACAGAGAGAGAGGAACGATCTTGTAACCGACATCCTTGTCCTG TTGATGGAGGTTGGTCGAATTGGGGCGCATGGACAACGTGCAGCAAGCCATGTGAATCTGGGACACAAGTTCAAAGGAGAACTTGCTCCCAGCCCTCGCCTCAATATGGCGGCAAACAATGTCCGGGGGAAGGGAGATTAGAACGTGTTTGCAACACTCATTCATGTCCAG TTAATGGCGGTTGGTCAAGTTGGTTTGTGTCGACGCCATGCAATGTTACTTGTGGTAGCGGAAAGGAAGAACTCAATCGCGCTTGTACAAATCCACAACCAAAACATGGAGGCAACCCTTGCAACGGAGTATCGCGAAAAGAACAGAAGTGTACAAGAAAGCCTTGTCCGA TTCACGGTGGATGGTCAGGTTGGTCTTTATGGAGACCTTGTAGCGTTACTTGTGGAAGCGGAGTAGAGACCCTACTACGCAATTGCACCAATCCTGCGCCACAACATGGCGGTGAAGGTTGCAAAGGTTCAGCAGTGAGGTCAAACGTTTGCAAAAAGGATCACTGTCCAG TGGATGGAGGTTGGTCTGAATGGGGGGAATGGACGGACTGTAGCGTGACATGTGGGAGCGGTGTCATGTCACGCAAACGGAATTGTGATAATCCAGCGCCGACTGCCGGGGGAAGACTTTGCGAGGGACCCTCCAAAGATGTTAAATCGTGTAACGCTTCAACGATATGTTTTA ATGAAGTCGGTTGCTATGGAAAGTTTCCTGGTTCCAGTCTCCTTCGCGGTTTCAAGAGTGAAATCCAGTGGTCTGTGCCTCCTCTTTACAAACAGATGCAAAAGGTGATCGAAAAATGCGCTCGCGTTGCCAGGGAAGAAggaatgaatttttttgctttggaaGACTTTGGAAACTGTTTCGGTGCAAGGGAGTTTCCTGCTGGGAGTCAAACCGGTGCAATGGCTTGCAATTTTGGGGTCGGCttccaaaacgttttttttgtATACAAGGCTTTGCTGTGA
- the LOC141875206 gene encoding SCO-spondin-like isoform X1 produces the protein MSQETNERTGNNSRDISTDSAYSTSTATRGCVKGIRMSRLLWFVLLFSLITVDQTDGWRRRRRRRRCSRVNCAVTWGSWSSCPRSCGGGIKYRLGTVTRQPACGGSPCPALRQFLSCNSQSCPVHGGWSIWGTWGSCSKTCGTGNRNRYRSCTAPTPKYGGRSCIGSRIQRKSCNIKHCPVHGRWSSWGIWGSCSKTCGTGNRNRYRSCTAPTPKYGGRDCIGSWFQSESCVVKLLCPVHGGWSSWGAWGSCSETCGTGNRNRYRSCTAPTPKYGGRSCIGSLIQRKSCFIKHCPVHGGWSSWGAWGSCSKACGTGYQDRHRSCTSPAPKYGGSSCAGSSNQQTSCLIKQCPVHGGWSSWGAWGSCSRTCGTGTLNRQRSCTAPAPKYGGRSCTGPLTQGISCLITHCPVHGGWSSWGGWSPCSTSCGTGFQNRYRSCTSPAPAHGGRSCPGSSSQSMSCTSRPCPVDGGWSNWSGWNSCNMPCGTGSRHRSRSCTNPPPLHGGNSCSGTEREERSCNRHPCPVDGGWSNWGAWTTCSKPCESGTQVQRRTCSQPSPQYGGKQCPGEGRLERVCNTHSCPVNGGWSSWFVSTPCNVTCGSGKEELNRACTNPQPKHGGNPCNGVSRKEQKCTRKPCPIHGGWSGWSLWRPCSVTCGSGVETLLRNCTNPAPQHGGEGCKGSAVRSNVCKKDHCPVDGGWSEWGEWTDCSVTCGSGVMSRKRNCDNPAPTAGGRLCEGPSKDVKSCNASTICFNEVGCYGKFPGSSLLRGFKSEIQWSVPPLYKQMQKVIEKCARVAREEGMNFFALEDFGNCFGAREFPAGSQTGAMACNFGVGFQNVFFVYKALL, from the exons ATGTCACAGGAAACCAACGAAAG GACCGGTAACAACTCGCGGGACATATCAACAGACTCTGCTTACTCTACATCAACAGCAACACGAGGTTGTGTCAAAGGAATTAGGATGTCGCGATTACTATGGTTCGTTCTGCTTTTCTCGTTGATAACAGTGGACCAAACAGATGGATGGAGAAGGCGACGTCGACGAAGAAGATGCTCGAGGGTAAACTGTGCTGTGACATGGGGCTCATGGTCCAGTTGCCCACGGTCTTGCGGTGGAGGGATTAAGTATCGGCTGGGAACAGTTACGCGACAACCTGCGTGTGGAGGGAGCCCTTGTCCCGCTCTCAGACAATTTCTGTCTTGTAATTCACAAAGCTGTCCAG TGCATGGGGGTTGGTCCATCTGGGGTACGTGGGGTTCTTGCAGTAAAACCTGTGGAACTGGAAACCGAAATCGCTATAGAAGCTGTACCGCACCTACTCCGAAGTATGGAGGGAGATCTTGCATAGGTTCACGGATCCAAAGGAAATCGTGCAACATAAAACATTGTCCTG TGCATGGACGTTGGTCCAGCTGGGGTATATGGGGCTCCTGCAGTAAAACCTGTGGAACTGGAAACCGAAATCGATATAGAAGCTGTACAGCACCTACTCCGAAGTATGGAGGGAGAGATTGCATAGGTTCATGGTTCCAAAGTGAATCGTGCGTCGTAAAACTTCTTTGTCCTG TGCATGGAGGTTGGTCCAGCTGGGGTGCATGGGGCTCCTGCAGTGAAACCTGTGGGACTGGGAACCGAAATCGATATAGAAGCTGTACTGCACCTACTCCGAAGTATGGAGGGAGATCTTGTATAGGTTCATTGATCCAAAGGAAATCGTGCTTCATAAAACATTGTCCTG TGCATGGAGGTTGGTCCAGCTGGGGTGCATGGGGCTCTTGCAGTAAGGCCTGTGGAACTGGATACCAAGATCGTCATAGAAGCTGTACCTCTCCTGCTCCGAAGTATGGAGGGAGCTCTTGCGCAGGTTCATCGAATCAACAAACATCTTGCCTTATAAAACAATGTCCTG TGCATGGAGGTTGGTCCAGCTGGGGTGCATGGGGCTCTTGCAGCAGAACCTGTGGAACTGGAACCCTAAATCGACAAAGAAGCTGTACCGCTCCTGCTCCGAAGTATGGAGGAAGATCTTGCACAGGTCCATTGACGCAAGGGATATCATGTCTCATAACACATTGTCCTG TGCATGGAGGCTGGTCAAGCTGGGGTGGATGGAGTCCTTGCAGCACATCTTGTGGAACGGGTTTCCAAAACCGTTATAGAAGCTGTACCTCTCCTGCTCCAGCACACGGAGGGAGATCTTGCCCAGGTTCATCGAGCCAATCGATGTCATGCACCTCACGACCCTGCCCTG TAGATGGAGGCTGGTCAAATTGGAGCGGATGGAACTCTTGCAACATGCCCTGCGGCACTGGCTCTCGGCATCGTTCGAGAAGCTGCACAAATCCGCCACCATTACATGGTGGGAATAGTTGTTCCGGAACAGAGAGAGAGGAACGATCTTGTAACCGACATCCTTGTCCTG TTGATGGAGGTTGGTCGAATTGGGGCGCATGGACAACGTGCAGCAAGCCATGTGAATCTGGGACACAAGTTCAAAGGAGAACTTGCTCCCAGCCCTCGCCTCAATATGGCGGCAAACAATGTCCGGGGGAAGGGAGATTAGAACGTGTTTGCAACACTCATTCATGTCCAG TTAATGGCGGTTGGTCAAGTTGGTTTGTGTCGACGCCATGCAATGTTACTTGTGGTAGCGGAAAGGAAGAACTCAATCGCGCTTGTACAAATCCACAACCAAAACATGGAGGCAACCCTTGCAACGGAGTATCGCGAAAAGAACAGAAGTGTACAAGAAAGCCTTGTCCGA TTCACGGTGGATGGTCAGGTTGGTCTTTATGGAGACCTTGTAGCGTTACTTGTGGAAGCGGAGTAGAGACCCTACTACGCAATTGCACCAATCCTGCGCCACAACATGGCGGTGAAGGTTGCAAAGGTTCAGCAGTGAGGTCAAACGTTTGCAAAAAGGATCACTGTCCAG TGGATGGAGGTTGGTCTGAATGGGGGGAATGGACGGACTGTAGCGTGACATGTGGGAGCGGTGTCATGTCACGCAAACGGAATTGTGATAATCCAGCGCCGACTGCCGGGGGAAGACTTTGCGAGGGACCCTCCAAAGATGTTAAATCGTGTAACGCTTCAACGATATGTTTTA ATGAAGTCGGTTGCTATGGAAAGTTTCCTGGTTCCAGTCTCCTTCGCGGTTTCAAGAGTGAAATCCAGTGGTCTGTGCCTCCTCTTTACAAACAGATGCAAAAGGTGATCGAAAAATGCGCTCGCGTTGCCAGGGAAGAAggaatgaatttttttgctttggaaGACTTTGGAAACTGTTTCGGTGCAAGGGAGTTTCCTGCTGGGAGTCAAACCGGTGCAATGGCTTGCAATTTTGGGGTCGGCttccaaaacgttttttttgtATACAAGGCTTTGCTGTGA